A genomic segment from Thermotoga neapolitana DSM 4359 encodes:
- a CDS encoding phosphate acetyltransferase, whose protein sequence is MFLEKLVEMARGKGKKLAVAAANDDHVIEAVYRAWKERVCEPVLFGPEEEITRIIEELVPEWKNPQIIDCPPEEAGKLAVEAVSKGECDFLMKGKIKTGDLMKIYLDERYGLRTGKTMAMVSVMEIPDFPRPLIISDPGMLISPTLEQKVDMIEHCVRVANVMGLETPKVAVVGAIEVVNPKMPITMEAAILSKMNQRGQIKGCIVDGPFALDNVVSEEAAKKKGIQSPVAGKADILILPDIEAANILYKALVFLAKAKSASTILGGKVPVVLTSRADSEETKFYSIALSAVFA, encoded by the coding sequence ATGTTTCTGGAAAAACTGGTTGAGATGGCTCGGGGAAAAGGAAAAAAGCTCGCGGTTGCGGCTGCGAACGATGATCACGTGATAGAAGCCGTATACAGGGCTTGGAAGGAGAGAGTGTGCGAGCCCGTTCTGTTCGGTCCAGAGGAAGAGATCACCAGGATCATCGAGGAACTCGTCCCTGAATGGAAGAACCCTCAAATCATAGATTGTCCCCCAGAAGAAGCGGGAAAACTCGCTGTGGAGGCCGTTTCAAAGGGAGAATGCGATTTTCTCATGAAGGGAAAGATAAAGACAGGAGATTTGATGAAGATCTATCTGGACGAAAGGTACGGTCTTCGAACGGGAAAGACGATGGCGATGGTGAGCGTGATGGAGATACCCGATTTCCCGAGGCCTCTCATCATCTCCGATCCCGGTATGCTGATAAGCCCCACTCTGGAACAGAAGGTGGACATGATAGAACACTGTGTTCGAGTGGCAAACGTCATGGGTTTAGAAACACCGAAAGTTGCCGTTGTCGGTGCCATAGAAGTTGTGAATCCAAAGATGCCCATCACGATGGAAGCGGCCATCCTCTCGAAGATGAACCAGAGAGGGCAGATAAAGGGATGTATCGTCGATGGTCCCTTCGCGCTGGACAACGTTGTGTCGGAAGAAGCGGCGAAAAAGAAAGGGATACAAAGCCCTGTGGCGGGAAAGGCCGACATCCTGATACTGCCAGATATAGAGGCGGCGAACATTCTGTACAAAGCTCTGGTTTTTCTTGCTAAAGCGAAATCCGCGTCTACCATTCTTGGTGGGAAAGTCCCTGTAGTTCTCACATCACGTGCAGACTCGGAAGAAACGAAGTTTTATTCCATAGCCCTCTCGGCGGTCTTCGCTTAG
- the mtnN gene encoding 5'-methylthioadenosine/S-adenosylhomocysteine nucleosidase — protein MILVLGVFKIEVEPMLKEMEVLEKGRLLKRYYQRGVVGRNEVVVSYGFIGKVEAALVTQAFLDRFNIDAVFLTGNAGGLEGVEVGDVVIGDSYVEYDFETALGDEGIIVSGSEDLEDKVIAYSNREIKTGLIASGDAFVTVKEKAEEIKRRTGALCVDMDSAAVAKVCHENEKKFLAIKTIVDICGRETEEEFRKNYERYGFLSNLILLDVLKKCVF, from the coding sequence GTGATCCTGGTTCTCGGTGTGTTCAAAATAGAAGTGGAACCCATGCTCAAAGAGATGGAAGTCCTGGAAAAAGGACGTCTCTTGAAAAGATACTACCAGCGGGGAGTTGTAGGAAGAAACGAGGTGGTCGTGAGTTACGGTTTCATCGGGAAGGTCGAAGCCGCGCTCGTTACTCAGGCTTTTCTGGACAGGTTCAACATAGATGCTGTTTTTCTAACGGGAAACGCCGGTGGTCTGGAAGGTGTTGAAGTTGGGGATGTCGTGATAGGAGATTCCTACGTTGAGTACGATTTCGAAACGGCCCTTGGTGATGAAGGAATCATCGTCTCGGGCAGTGAGGATCTTGAAGACAAGGTGATCGCTTATTCAAACAGAGAGATCAAAACGGGATTGATAGCAAGCGGGGACGCCTTTGTGACAGTGAAGGAGAAAGCCGAGGAGATAAAAAGAAGAACGGGAGCCCTCTGTGTCGATATGGATTCCGCCGCCGTGGCAAAGGTGTGCCACGAGAACGAGAAGAAGTTCCTCGCCATAAAGACGATCGTTGACATATGTGGCAGAGAAACGGAAGAAGAGTTCAGAAAAAACTACGAGAGATACGGCTTTCTCTCCAACCTGATCCTCCTCGATGTTCTGAAAAAGTGTGTCTTCTAA
- a CDS encoding ferritin: MVISEKVRKALNDQLNREIYSSYLYLSMATYFDAEGFKGFAHWMKKQAQEELTHAMKFYEYIYERGGRVELEAIEKPPSNWNGIKDAFEAALKHEEFVTQSIYNILELASEEKDHATVSFLKWFVDEQVEEEDQVREILDLLEKANGQMSVIFQLDRYLGQRE, from the coding sequence ATGGTTATCTCAGAAAAAGTGAGAAAAGCGCTCAACGATCAGTTGAACAGGGAGATCTACTCTTCCTATCTCTATCTTTCGATGGCAACTTACTTCGACGCTGAAGGATTCAAGGGTTTTGCCCACTGGATGAAAAAGCAAGCGCAGGAAGAGCTCACTCACGCGATGAAGTTCTACGAATACATCTACGAAAGAGGAGGAAGGGTCGAACTCGAAGCCATAGAGAAGCCACCTTCGAATTGGAATGGAATAAAAGACGCCTTTGAAGCGGCTCTGAAACACGAAGAATTCGTCACCCAGTCGATTTACAACATCCTGGAACTCGCTTCGGAAGAGAAAGATCACGCCACCGTGAGTTTCCTCAAATGGTTCGTTGACGAGCAGGTGGAAGAAGAAGATCAAGTGAGAGAAATCCTCGATCTTTTAGAAAAGGCAAATGGTCAGATGTCTGTGATCTTCCAGCTAGACAGGTATCTTGGACAGAGAGAGTGA
- a CDS encoding prepilin-type N-terminal cleavage/methylation domain-containing protein, whose translation MRNGFTIVELLITIAVLLIGILLVLGFTARTIVATVQSFTTIELADDLLKAAMEIRKEILKAGPRADQIYPENPEKISFLVNVPFGGEKYYSRNYTYTIAFEKPDIKLYIFQEDSNSTDTRILVTDISTCTFLAGTGTVSFVIGKEKHNIERTYFMSVALPNLK comes from the coding sequence ATGAGGAATGGTTTCACGATCGTAGAGCTTTTGATAACTATAGCTGTTCTTCTCATCGGAATACTCTTGGTTCTGGGATTCACAGCGAGAACAATTGTTGCCACTGTTCAGTCGTTTACCACGATCGAGTTAGCGGACGATCTTTTGAAAGCAGCGATGGAAATAAGAAAGGAGATTTTGAAAGCAGGTCCCAGAGCGGATCAGATTTATCCGGAAAATCCTGAAAAAATTTCTTTCCTTGTGAACGTTCCTTTCGGTGGAGAAAAGTACTATTCCAGGAACTACACATACACCATTGCATTTGAAAAACCGGACATCAAATTGTACATCTTCCAGGAAGATTCGAACAGCACAGATACGAGGATACTCGTGACAGATATTTCAACCTGCACATTTTTGGCGGGTACCGGTACTGTCTCTTTTGTTATAGGAAAAGAAAAACACAACATCGAAAGAACCTATTTTATGAGCGTAGCACTTCCCAATCTGAAGTGA
- a CDS encoding flagellar protein FlaG, protein MRIDPTDGKGNEVLRREITRRELHVKENESTPVAEMKKQQEEDVQRAIEEFSKKLEKLRKIFRGEAEFKYDSELNMVIVKIKDTETGEIIRQIPPEVMVKIAKSINELLGILVDERV, encoded by the coding sequence ATGAGGATCGATCCCACGGATGGGAAAGGAAACGAGGTGCTTCGTAGAGAAATAACGAGAAGGGAGCTACATGTGAAAGAGAACGAGTCGACACCTGTTGCTGAGATGAAAAAACAGCAGGAAGAGGACGTTCAGAGAGCTATAGAAGAATTCTCGAAGAAGCTGGAGAAACTAAGAAAGATCTTCAGAGGAGAGGCTGAATTCAAATACGACAGCGAATTGAACATGGTGATTGTGAAGATAAAAGACACCGAAACAGGAGAGATCATAAGACAGATCCCTCCAGAGGTGATGGTGAAGATCGCAAAGAGCATAAACGAGCTGCTTGGGATCCTCGTAGACGAAAGGGTGTGA